A single Eulemur rufifrons isolate Redbay chromosome 9, OSU_ERuf_1, whole genome shotgun sequence DNA region contains:
- the CEP131 gene encoding centrosomal protein of 131 kDa isoform X2, with translation MVHNRYSPAEKGPPVKSSNQAAPSLNNIVKAATREGKEGSGLAKPQKNIPSTNLEARSNAGATTGLLRRREVTEEEAERFIRQVNQAAVTIQRWYRHQVQRRQAGAARLEHLLGSKREEQRQRLGEGTFLDLHQQKEAARRKAREEKARQARRAAIQELQQKRAQKSGTTELGLPRETHVPGTLRSAQDLSPTPGSTHPQALKANNAGTGFRTAVPEEPLPPTSDCPPEPLRSPEDQPQDTGFQDMAREDLETVAPGRARPKAPLDELLRTLQLLEEEPEPLSHPGAPHRGRYAWASEEDDASSLTADNLEKFRKLSTAPSPPEDETLLSEAKLQTIMSFLDEMETSGQDQPAPPQEGPVPEAGQGHLEPASEVSTSVMRLKLEVEEKRQAMVLLQRALAQQRDLTARRVKETEKELSRQLQRQKTHYEATIQRHLAFIDQLIEDKKVLSEKCEAVVAELKQEDQRCRERVARAQEQHELEIKKLKELMSATEKVRREKWINEKTKKIKEITVRGLEPEIQKLIAKHKQEVRKLKGLHEAELLQLDERASQRYLRQAAELREQLEREKEALGQQERERARQRFEQHLEQEQWALQQQRQRLYSEVAAERERLEQQATRQRAELEELRQQLEDSSSALTRALRAEFEKGREEQERRHQVELKALKEQLELERQAWAAGCARKEEAWLLNREQELKEEIRKGRDKEIELVIQRLEADMTLAKEESERATESRIRRIRDKYEAELSELEQSERKLQERCTELKGRLGEAEGESVRLQGLVRQKERALEDAQAVNEQLSGERSNLAHVIRQEFADRLAASEEETRQVKAELAELQARQRLELEEVHQRVKVALAKKEEAVSSLRKQHEAAVRRAQHLEELLERHQRERQVTPVKPAGVGSGRGRLDAP, from the exons ATGGTGCACAACCGCTACAGCCCCGCGGAGAAGGGGCCCCCTGTGAAGAGCTCCAACCAGGCAGCCCCCTCCCTCAA CAACATCGTCAAGGCAGCCACCCGTGAGGGCAAGGAGGGCAGCGGCCTCGCGAAGCCTCAGAAGAACATCCCCAGCACGAACCTCGAGGCCCGGAGCAATGCCGGGGCCACCACAGGCCTGCTCAGGAGGAGGGAAGTGACCGAGGAGGAGGCCGAGAG GTTTATCCGCCAGGTGAACCAGGCTGCTGTCACCATCCAGCGTTGGTACCGCCACCAGGTGCAGCGGCGCCAAGCCGGAGCGGCCAGGCTGGAGCACCTGCTCGGGTCCAAGCGGGAG GAGCAGCGGCAGCGGCTGGGTGAGGGGACCTTCCTGGACCTGCACCAGCAGAAGGAGGCAGCGAGGAGGAAGGCCCGTGAGGAGAAGGCACGCCAGGCCCGGCGAGCAGCCATTCAG GAGCTGCAGCAGAAACGAGCCCAGAAGTCAGGTACCACTGAGCTTGGGCTGCCCAGGGAGACCCATGTGCCGGGGACGCTGCGGTCAGCTCAGGACCTGTCCCCGACGCCAGGCAGCACCCATCCCCAGGCCCTCAAGGCCAACAATGCTG GTACTGGCTTCCGCACTGCGGTCCCTGAGgagcccctcccacccacctccgaTTGCCCCCCAGAGCCCCTGAGGTCTCCGGAGGACCAGCCGCAG GACACTGGCTTCCAGGACATGGCCAGGGAGGACCTGGAGACAGTGGCCCCCGGCAGGGCCAGGCCCAAGGCCCCATTGGACGAGCTGCTGCGCACACTGCAGCTGCTGGAGGAGGAGCCGGAGCCACTGTCCCACCCCGGGGCCCCACACAGGGGCAGATACGCCTGGGCCAGCGAG GAAGATGACGCCAGCTCTCTGACAGCCGACAACCTGGAGAAGTTCCGGAAACTCagcacagcccccagcccccctgAGGATGAGACGCTGCTCTCAGAGGCCAAGCTGCAGACCATCATGAGCTTCCTGGACGAGATGGAGACGTCGGGGCAGGACCAGCCGGCCCCCCCGCAGGAG GGGCCGGTGCCGGAGGCGGGGCAGGGACACCTGGAGCCGGCCTCCGAGGTGAGCACGTCTGTGATGCGGCTGAAgctggaggtggaggagaagagACAGGCGATGGTGTTGCTGCAGAGAGCCCTG GCGCAGCAGCGAGACCTCACCGCCCGCAGGgtcaaggagacagagaaggagctGAGCCGGCAGCTGCAGCGGCAGAAAACGCACTATGAGGCCACCATCCAGCGACACCTGGCCTTCATCGACCAG CTCATTGAAGACAAGAAGGTCCTGAGTGAGAAGTGTGAGGCCGTGGTGGCCGAGCTAAAGCAGGAGGACCAGCGGTGCCGGGAGCGCGTGGCCCGAGCGCAGGAGCAGCACGAGCTG GAGATTAAGAAGCTCAAAGAGCTAATGAGCGCCACTGAGAAAGTCCGCCGGGAGAAGTGGATCAATGAGAAAACCAAGAAGATCAAGGAAATCACTGTGAGAG GCCTGGAGCCCGAGATCCAGAAGCTGATCGCCAAGCACAAGCAGGAGGTGCGGAAGCTCAAGGGCCTGCACGAGGCGGAGCTGCTGCAGCTGGACGAGCGCGCCTCGCAGCGCTACCTGCGCCAGGCCGCGGAGCTGCGGGAGCAGCTGGAGCGTGAGAAGGAGGCACTGGGCCAGCAGGAGCGTGAGCGGGCCCGGCAGCG GTTCGAGCAGCACCTGGAGCAGGAGCAGTGGGCCctgcagcagcagcggcagcggctGTACAGTGAGGTGGCTGCCGAGAGGGAGCGGCTGGAGCAGCAGGCCACCAG ACAGCGGGCCGAGCTGGAGGAGTTGCGGCAACAGCTGGAGGATAGCAGCTCAGCGCTGACCCGAGCCCTGCGGGCCGAGTTCGAGAAGGGCCGGGAGGAGCAGGAGCGTCGGCACCAG GTGGAGCTGAAGGCCCTGAAGGAGCAGCTGGAGCTGGAGAGGCAGGCGTGGGCAGCCGGCTGCGCCAGgaaggag GAGGCGTGGCTGCTGAACCGCGAACAGGAGCTCAAGGAAGAAATCCGGAAAGGCCGGGATAAGGAGATTGAGCTGGTCATTCAGCGGCTGGAGGCCGACATGACACTGGCCAAGGAGGAGAGTGAGCGGGCCACTGAGAGCCG catcAGGCGCATACGGGACAAGTATGAGGCCGAGCTCTCCGAGCTGGAGCAGTCGGAGCGGAAGCTTCAGGAACGGTGCACAGAGCTGAAGGGCCGgctcggggaggccgagggggaGAGTGTGCGTCTGCAGGGCCTAGTGCGGCAGAAGGAGCGGGCGCTGGAGGATGCGCAGGCA GTGAACGAGCAGCTGTCCGGTGAGCGGAGCAACTTGGCCCACGTGATCCGCCAGGAGTTCGCTGACCGCCTGGCAGCATCTGAAGAGGAGACGCGGCAGGTCAAGGCGGAGCTGGCCGAGCTGCAGGCCCGCCAGCGGCTGGAGCTGGAGGAGGTGCACCAGAG GGTGAAGGTGGCCCTGGCGAAGAAGGAGGAGGCCGTGAGCAGCCTCCGGAAGCAGCACGAGGCTGCAGTGAGGCGGGCCCAGCACCTGGAGGAGCTGCTCGAGCGGCACCAGCGAGAGCGCCAAGTGACGCCAGTGAAGCCggctggggtgggcagtggaCGAGGGAGGCTGGATGCTCCCTGA
- the CEP131 gene encoding centrosomal protein of 131 kDa isoform X1 — protein sequence MKGSRANSSAPEGGDLSLTGVPPPVSRRPSSASVAKPLARSVSVVTGSEQRRKMLEATGPGGSRAINNLRRSNSATQVSQLQTSPPRPAEPSDFLALFEGSPDGRTRPTSLSKAPSESGATWNILDGQPRGFIVPSGARGCSLDSAVGPRRKECTVALAPSFTANNRSNKGAVGNCVTTMVHNRYSPAEKGPPVKSSNQAAPSLNNIVKAATREGKEGSGLAKPQKNIPSTNLEARSNAGATTGLLRRREVTEEEAERFIRQVNQAAVTIQRWYRHQVQRRQAGAARLEHLLGSKREEQRQRLGEGTFLDLHQQKEAARRKAREEKARQARRAAIQELQQKRAQKSGTTELGLPRETHVPGTLRSAQDLSPTPGSTHPQALKANNAGTGFRTAVPEEPLPPTSDCPPEPLRSPEDQPQDTGFQDMAREDLETVAPGRARPKAPLDELLRTLQLLEEEPEPLSHPGAPHRGRYAWASEEDDASSLTADNLEKFRKLSTAPSPPEDETLLSEAKLQTIMSFLDEMETSGQDQPAPPQEGPVPEAGQGHLEPASEVSTSVMRLKLEVEEKRQAMVLLQRALAQQRDLTARRVKETEKELSRQLQRQKTHYEATIQRHLAFIDQLIEDKKVLSEKCEAVVAELKQEDQRCRERVARAQEQHELEIKKLKELMSATEKVRREKWINEKTKKIKEITVRGLEPEIQKLIAKHKQEVRKLKGLHEAELLQLDERASQRYLRQAAELREQLEREKEALGQQERERARQRFEQHLEQEQWALQQQRQRLYSEVAAERERLEQQATRQRAELEELRQQLEDSSSALTRALRAEFEKGREEQERRHQVELKALKEQLELERQAWAAGCARKEEAWLLNREQELKEEIRKGRDKEIELVIQRLEADMTLAKEESERATESRIRRIRDKYEAELSELEQSERKLQERCTELKGRLGEAEGESVRLQGLVRQKERALEDAQAVNEQLSGERSNLAHVIRQEFADRLAASEEETRQVKAELAELQARQRLELEEVHQRVKVALAKKEEAVSSLRKQHEAAVRRAQHLEELLERHQRERQVTPVKPAGVGSGRGRLDAP from the exons ATGAAAGGCTCCCGGGCCAACAGCAGTGCCCCAGAAGGTGGGGACTTGAGTCTGACCGGCGTCCCTCCACCTGTGTCCCGGCGCCCCAGTAGTGCCTCTGTTGCCAAGCCCCTGGCCCGCTCTGTCTCTGTGGTCACAGGCAGCGAGCAGAGGAGGAAGATGCTG GAGGCCACAGGGCCAGGGGGCTCCCGGGCCATCAACAACCTCCGGAGGTCCAATAGCGCCACACAGGTCAGCCAGTTGCAGACCAGCCCCCCCAG GCCAGCAGAGCCCAGCGACTTCCTGGCACTCTTCGAGGGCAGCCCTGATGGGAGAACGAGgccaaccagcctgagcaaagcgCCCAGCGAGAGCGGAGCCACATGGAACATCCTG GATGGCCAGCCCAGGGGCTTCATCGTGCCGTCTGGTGCCCGGGGTTGCAGCTTGGACTCAGCAGTGGGCCCACGGAGGAAAGAGTGCACCGTGGCCCTGGCACCCAGCTTCACAGCTAACAACAG GAGCAACAAGGGAGCTGTGGGCAACTGCGTCACCACCATGGTGCACAACCGCTACAGCCCCGCGGAGAAGGGGCCCCCTGTGAAGAGCTCCAACCAGGCAGCCCCCTCCCTCAA CAACATCGTCAAGGCAGCCACCCGTGAGGGCAAGGAGGGCAGCGGCCTCGCGAAGCCTCAGAAGAACATCCCCAGCACGAACCTCGAGGCCCGGAGCAATGCCGGGGCCACCACAGGCCTGCTCAGGAGGAGGGAAGTGACCGAGGAGGAGGCCGAGAG GTTTATCCGCCAGGTGAACCAGGCTGCTGTCACCATCCAGCGTTGGTACCGCCACCAGGTGCAGCGGCGCCAAGCCGGAGCGGCCAGGCTGGAGCACCTGCTCGGGTCCAAGCGGGAG GAGCAGCGGCAGCGGCTGGGTGAGGGGACCTTCCTGGACCTGCACCAGCAGAAGGAGGCAGCGAGGAGGAAGGCCCGTGAGGAGAAGGCACGCCAGGCCCGGCGAGCAGCCATTCAG GAGCTGCAGCAGAAACGAGCCCAGAAGTCAGGTACCACTGAGCTTGGGCTGCCCAGGGAGACCCATGTGCCGGGGACGCTGCGGTCAGCTCAGGACCTGTCCCCGACGCCAGGCAGCACCCATCCCCAGGCCCTCAAGGCCAACAATGCTG GTACTGGCTTCCGCACTGCGGTCCCTGAGgagcccctcccacccacctccgaTTGCCCCCCAGAGCCCCTGAGGTCTCCGGAGGACCAGCCGCAG GACACTGGCTTCCAGGACATGGCCAGGGAGGACCTGGAGACAGTGGCCCCCGGCAGGGCCAGGCCCAAGGCCCCATTGGACGAGCTGCTGCGCACACTGCAGCTGCTGGAGGAGGAGCCGGAGCCACTGTCCCACCCCGGGGCCCCACACAGGGGCAGATACGCCTGGGCCAGCGAG GAAGATGACGCCAGCTCTCTGACAGCCGACAACCTGGAGAAGTTCCGGAAACTCagcacagcccccagcccccctgAGGATGAGACGCTGCTCTCAGAGGCCAAGCTGCAGACCATCATGAGCTTCCTGGACGAGATGGAGACGTCGGGGCAGGACCAGCCGGCCCCCCCGCAGGAG GGGCCGGTGCCGGAGGCGGGGCAGGGACACCTGGAGCCGGCCTCCGAGGTGAGCACGTCTGTGATGCGGCTGAAgctggaggtggaggagaagagACAGGCGATGGTGTTGCTGCAGAGAGCCCTG GCGCAGCAGCGAGACCTCACCGCCCGCAGGgtcaaggagacagagaaggagctGAGCCGGCAGCTGCAGCGGCAGAAAACGCACTATGAGGCCACCATCCAGCGACACCTGGCCTTCATCGACCAG CTCATTGAAGACAAGAAGGTCCTGAGTGAGAAGTGTGAGGCCGTGGTGGCCGAGCTAAAGCAGGAGGACCAGCGGTGCCGGGAGCGCGTGGCCCGAGCGCAGGAGCAGCACGAGCTG GAGATTAAGAAGCTCAAAGAGCTAATGAGCGCCACTGAGAAAGTCCGCCGGGAGAAGTGGATCAATGAGAAAACCAAGAAGATCAAGGAAATCACTGTGAGAG GCCTGGAGCCCGAGATCCAGAAGCTGATCGCCAAGCACAAGCAGGAGGTGCGGAAGCTCAAGGGCCTGCACGAGGCGGAGCTGCTGCAGCTGGACGAGCGCGCCTCGCAGCGCTACCTGCGCCAGGCCGCGGAGCTGCGGGAGCAGCTGGAGCGTGAGAAGGAGGCACTGGGCCAGCAGGAGCGTGAGCGGGCCCGGCAGCG GTTCGAGCAGCACCTGGAGCAGGAGCAGTGGGCCctgcagcagcagcggcagcggctGTACAGTGAGGTGGCTGCCGAGAGGGAGCGGCTGGAGCAGCAGGCCACCAG ACAGCGGGCCGAGCTGGAGGAGTTGCGGCAACAGCTGGAGGATAGCAGCTCAGCGCTGACCCGAGCCCTGCGGGCCGAGTTCGAGAAGGGCCGGGAGGAGCAGGAGCGTCGGCACCAG GTGGAGCTGAAGGCCCTGAAGGAGCAGCTGGAGCTGGAGAGGCAGGCGTGGGCAGCCGGCTGCGCCAGgaaggag GAGGCGTGGCTGCTGAACCGCGAACAGGAGCTCAAGGAAGAAATCCGGAAAGGCCGGGATAAGGAGATTGAGCTGGTCATTCAGCGGCTGGAGGCCGACATGACACTGGCCAAGGAGGAGAGTGAGCGGGCCACTGAGAGCCG catcAGGCGCATACGGGACAAGTATGAGGCCGAGCTCTCCGAGCTGGAGCAGTCGGAGCGGAAGCTTCAGGAACGGTGCACAGAGCTGAAGGGCCGgctcggggaggccgagggggaGAGTGTGCGTCTGCAGGGCCTAGTGCGGCAGAAGGAGCGGGCGCTGGAGGATGCGCAGGCA GTGAACGAGCAGCTGTCCGGTGAGCGGAGCAACTTGGCCCACGTGATCCGCCAGGAGTTCGCTGACCGCCTGGCAGCATCTGAAGAGGAGACGCGGCAGGTCAAGGCGGAGCTGGCCGAGCTGCAGGCCCGCCAGCGGCTGGAGCTGGAGGAGGTGCACCAGAG GGTGAAGGTGGCCCTGGCGAAGAAGGAGGAGGCCGTGAGCAGCCTCCGGAAGCAGCACGAGGCTGCAGTGAGGCGGGCCCAGCACCTGGAGGAGCTGCTCGAGCGGCACCAGCGAGAGCGCCAAGTGACGCCAGTGAAGCCggctggggtgggcagtggaCGAGGGAGGCTGGATGCTCCCTGA